The following are from one region of the Vicinamibacterales bacterium genome:
- a CDS encoding PEGA domain-containing protein, which translates to MLHQIGIGTLGPVFRTYEPSRDRLIAVKAFRLDIVPEQAQALALALDRAAHASLFHPSIVEPIDAGVEGTVAYRAEEYVAAESLDVAMRHYAPASIEKVLPFITQLAGAIDFARAAGIGHGGLHPRDIFVTPDEARATGFGVVDALEQIGIRAPIRRPYSAPERIAGSAWSTPADVFSLAAITFELLTGKRPSGTGEEIGLVPDGPHARGIHAVLARAMDDEASRRYGHALGFAAALEAAAEGRTISDAVQTVIPLAGSAEAAGSLLPPPPDASAPEPTVVIRAAVDDDRTLKSTAHAADLLDYQPEAPTLGEFAVEAELDPVHAALDDLTIPHDSPPTPTPISLFAATATEPVHDAFADEAPTEPQLQMPLAVEAPDDDTAPALVAGGLPPEAPRRTVAEPAMFGVVAAEADPHEPVETARPAILPYAVVAVPMLLVGFAGGYFVGSRDRIPQESVQTTTSVPAAAGAQAHDTARPFSDEKVTPPAPPRPDAGAAPESKAPVRPIETKPPAPVEAAPPAKAAPVASVKKGQLVVRSLPTNAGVTVNGKWRGRTPITIDDLNFGDYTIRVVQPGYRVMRDEFSLSAHAPSRTVTAHLERVPLAPVTAPPPAGHQAPASGDEAAVSFTGSLYVDSRPRGAIVFVDGKSVGQTPLSVPEMPVGSHVVRIEMEGKKPVNANPRISAGKTERITVSLEDKEQAPMPVEAAPVGKGRR; encoded by the coding sequence GTGCTGCATCAGATTGGCATCGGCACGCTCGGTCCGGTGTTCCGCACCTATGAACCCAGCCGGGATCGCCTGATCGCGGTCAAGGCCTTCCGTCTCGACATCGTTCCCGAACAGGCCCAGGCGCTCGCCCTCGCGCTCGATCGTGCCGCGCACGCCTCGCTCTTTCATCCCTCAATCGTCGAGCCGATCGATGCCGGCGTCGAGGGGACGGTGGCCTATCGTGCCGAGGAATACGTCGCGGCCGAGTCACTCGACGTCGCGATGCGGCATTACGCACCGGCGTCGATCGAGAAGGTCCTGCCGTTCATCACCCAGCTCGCCGGCGCCATCGATTTCGCGCGCGCGGCCGGTATCGGGCACGGCGGCTTGCATCCGCGCGACATTTTCGTGACGCCGGACGAAGCGCGGGCCACCGGATTCGGCGTGGTCGACGCGCTCGAGCAGATCGGGATTCGCGCGCCGATCCGGCGTCCCTACAGCGCGCCGGAGCGCATCGCCGGCAGCGCGTGGAGCACGCCCGCAGACGTCTTCTCGCTCGCCGCCATCACCTTCGAGCTGCTGACCGGCAAGCGTCCGTCGGGGACAGGTGAGGAAATCGGGCTCGTTCCAGACGGTCCGCACGCACGGGGCATCCACGCCGTCCTCGCCCGCGCGATGGACGACGAGGCGTCGAGACGCTACGGCCACGCCCTGGGGTTCGCCGCGGCGCTCGAGGCGGCGGCCGAAGGCCGGACGATCAGCGACGCAGTGCAGACGGTCATCCCGTTGGCCGGATCCGCGGAGGCCGCGGGATCTCTCCTGCCGCCACCGCCCGACGCGTCCGCGCCGGAGCCAACCGTGGTGATCCGGGCCGCGGTTGACGATGACCGGACCCTGAAGTCCACGGCCCATGCCGCCGACCTCCTGGATTACCAGCCCGAGGCGCCGACGCTCGGTGAATTCGCCGTCGAAGCGGAACTCGATCCCGTCCATGCGGCGCTGGATGACCTGACCATTCCGCACGATAGTCCGCCGACGCCGACGCCGATTTCGCTGTTCGCCGCGACCGCGACCGAGCCCGTGCACGACGCGTTCGCCGACGAGGCGCCTACCGAGCCGCAACTGCAGATGCCGCTCGCGGTGGAGGCGCCAGATGACGACACAGCGCCGGCACTCGTTGCCGGCGGGCTGCCGCCCGAAGCGCCGCGCCGGACTGTCGCGGAGCCGGCGATGTTCGGAGTCGTGGCCGCGGAGGCGGATCCGCACGAGCCCGTAGAGACCGCCCGCCCGGCGATCCTGCCCTACGCCGTCGTCGCGGTGCCGATGCTGCTCGTCGGCTTTGCTGGCGGCTATTTCGTCGGCAGCCGCGACCGCATTCCGCAGGAGAGCGTCCAGACGACGACGAGCGTGCCGGCTGCGGCGGGCGCTCAGGCCCACGATACGGCACGACCGTTCAGCGACGAGAAGGTGACCCCGCCGGCTCCGCCCAGGCCTGACGCAGGCGCCGCCCCTGAGTCGAAAGCGCCGGTCAGGCCGATCGAGACGAAACCGCCAGCGCCGGTTGAGGCCGCGCCGCCGGCGAAGGCCGCTCCGGTCGCATCGGTCAAGAAGGGACAGCTCGTCGTGCGATCCCTGCCGACCAACGCCGGCGTCACGGTGAACGGGAAGTGGCGAGGCCGTACGCCGATCACGATCGACGATCTCAACTTCGGTGACTACACAATCAGGGTCGTGCAGCCGGGGTACCGGGTGATGCGCGACGAGTTCAGCCTGAGCGCGCATGCGCCCTCACGCACCGTGACGGCGCACCTCGAGCGGGTGCCTCTCGCCCCGGTGACCGCACCGCCGCCGGCCGGCCATCAAGCGCCGGCGTCTGGCGACGAGGCAGCGGTCTCGTTCACCGGATCGCTCTACGTCGACTCGCGGCCGCGCGGCGCGATAGTGTTCGTGGACGGCAAGAGCGTCGGGCAGACGCCACTGTCGGTTCCGGAAATGCCGGTGGGCTCGCACGTCGTACGGATCGAAATGGAAGGCAAGAAGCCGGTGAACGCGAATCCGCGGATCAGCGCCGGCAAGACGGAGAGAATCACCGTGTCACTGGAAGACAAGGAGCAGGCGCCGATGCCCGTCGAGGCGGCACCCGTCGGCAAAGGCAGGCGATGA
- the carA gene encoding glutamine-hydrolyzing carbamoyl-phosphate synthase small subunit has translation MKATLALENGRCYEGESAGAPGETGGEVVFNTSMTGYQEILTDPSYAGQIVTMTAPEMGNYGVAPDDMESRAPKVAGFIVREESPIASNWRADGTLRDYLTRHGIVAISGVDTRALTRVLRSAGVMRGIIATGDTDPTELVARAQHLPSMAGSDLVLGVTCERAFDWVPSSDNGSGPADAEFAPPPQTRPRRTLRVAAYDFGMKWNILRRFTAYGCEVRVFPATTPASELLAAGPDGVFLSNGPGDPAVLSYAIANATDLIAADMPVFGICLGHQVLSLALGAQTYKLKFGHRGANHPVQELHSGKVEITSQNHGFAVDRDSLPADVKETHRNLYDGTIEGLRHTTRPVFCVQYHPEASPGPHDADYLFKQFVEEMEKRVG, from the coding sequence ATGAAGGCGACGCTCGCGCTCGAGAACGGGCGCTGCTACGAAGGGGAATCGGCGGGCGCGCCCGGCGAGACCGGCGGCGAGGTGGTGTTCAACACCAGCATGACGGGGTACCAGGAGATCCTGACGGACCCGTCGTACGCGGGGCAGATCGTCACGATGACGGCGCCCGAGATGGGTAATTACGGCGTCGCGCCAGACGACATGGAATCGCGCGCGCCCAAGGTGGCCGGCTTCATCGTCCGCGAGGAGTCGCCAATCGCGAGCAACTGGCGCGCCGACGGCACGCTGCGCGACTACCTGACGCGGCACGGGATCGTCGCGATCTCCGGCGTCGACACCCGCGCGCTGACGCGCGTGCTGCGTTCGGCCGGTGTCATGCGGGGGATCATCGCGACTGGCGACACCGATCCGACCGAACTGGTGGCGCGCGCGCAGCACCTGCCGTCGATGGCCGGGTCGGATCTCGTGCTCGGCGTCACCTGCGAGCGTGCCTTCGACTGGGTGCCCTCGTCCGACAATGGTTCCGGCCCCGCCGACGCCGAGTTCGCGCCGCCGCCGCAGACCCGGCCGCGCCGCACGCTGCGCGTCGCCGCCTACGACTTCGGGATGAAGTGGAACATCCTCCGCCGCTTCACCGCCTACGGCTGCGAGGTGCGCGTATTTCCAGCCACGACGCCCGCGTCGGAGCTGCTCGCGGCGGGTCCCGACGGAGTGTTCCTGAGCAATGGTCCTGGCGATCCCGCCGTGCTCTCCTACGCGATTGCCAACGCCACAGACCTGATCGCTGCCGACATGCCGGTGTTCGGCATCTGTCTCGGGCACCAGGTGCTATCGCTCGCGCTTGGCGCCCAGACCTACAAGCTGAAGTTCGGCCACCGCGGCGCCAATCATCCGGTGCAGGAGCTGCACAGCGGCAAAGTCGAGATCACGTCGCAAAACCACGGCTTCGCCGTCGACCGCGACTCGCTGCCTGCCGACGTCAAGGAGACCCACCGCAATCTCTACGACGGCACCATCGAAGGGCTGCGTCACACGACCCGGCCGGTGTTCTGCGTCCAGTATCATCCCGAGGCGTCGCCAGGCCCGCACGACGCGGACTACCTGTTCAAACAGTTCGTCGAAGAAATGGAAAAGAGAGTCGGATGA
- the carB gene encoding carbamoyl-phosphate synthase large subunit, which yields MPKRTDLKRILVIGSGPIVIGQACEFDYSGTQACKALRAEGLEVVLVNSNPATIMTDPEIADRTYVEPLTSDTVARIIERERPDALLPTVGGQTALNLAVQLAEEGVLERYGVELIGASIDAIKVAEDRLLFRDAMTEIGIATPNSRYVRSMQEAFDAIEPIGFPIIVRPSFTLGGVGGGIAYNVEEFREIAQRGLSLSPVHEVLLEESVIGWKEFELEVMRDRADNFVVICSIENVDPMGVHTGDSITVAPALTLTDKEYQRMRDIGRRIIRRVGVETGGSNIQFAINPDDGRIVVIEMNPRVSRSSALASKATGFPIAKIAAKLALGYTLDEIPNDITRLTPASFEPTIDYVVVKVPRWAFEKFPRADRTLTTQMKSVGEVMAIGRTFKEAFMKAFRSLELGRGNMLFARSGGRINATAAVDTDHDESTLQRSLAVPNDQRMWALFTAFERGWDLEDIHRLTHIDRWFLTQFKQLVDLKNEATLVGLRGISRDLMRTLKRAGFGDWQLGSMLGADEEAVRAVRTEQGLEPAYKRIDTCAAEFESFTPYLYGTYEQECEAEPTARRKVVILGSGPNRIGQGIEFDYCCVHAAFALRDDGFETVMINCNPETVSTDYDTVDRLYFEPLTFEDVSAIIAREQQNGGDVAVVVQYGGQTPLKLALPLQRAGIRILGTSPDSIDLAEDRERFSKLLWELGIPQASSGTATSPEEAREVALKIGFPLVVRPSYVLGGRAMAIVYDMAALDRYMTTAVQASPERPVLIDKFLEDAVELDVDCIADATGAVVIGGIMEHIEEAGIHSGDSSCVVPPYRVAERHLDQIRDYTRRIARALNVVGLMNTQFAIKDETVYVLEVNPRASRTVPYLSKATGMPLAKIAARVMVGQTLAQLGLVSDLEVAGVFVKTPVFPFVRFPGVDTILGPEMKSTGEVMGGARSFGAAFAKAQLAAGVKLPSSGTVYISVNNHDKPAVVQVARDLKGLGFNLIATRGTANYLRAHGVEAEIVFKVNEGRPHIGDEIVNHRVQLVINTPLGRESFFDDKQVRRTAMMQQVPCITTLTGAAASVQAIKALHTEALDVRSLQEYHADVPVSRE from the coding sequence ATGCCGAAACGCACTGATCTCAAACGGATTCTCGTCATCGGTTCCGGCCCGATCGTCATCGGCCAGGCCTGCGAGTTCGACTACTCCGGCACGCAGGCGTGCAAGGCGCTCAGGGCCGAGGGGCTCGAGGTCGTGCTCGTCAACAGCAACCCGGCGACGATCATGACCGACCCGGAGATCGCCGACCGCACCTACGTCGAGCCGCTCACCTCCGACACGGTCGCGCGGATCATCGAACGCGAGCGGCCGGATGCGCTGCTGCCGACGGTGGGCGGGCAGACCGCGCTCAACCTGGCGGTCCAGCTCGCCGAGGAAGGCGTGCTCGAGCGCTACGGCGTCGAGTTGATCGGCGCCTCGATCGACGCGATCAAGGTCGCCGAGGATCGGCTGCTGTTCCGCGACGCGATGACCGAGATCGGCATCGCGACGCCGAACAGCCGCTACGTGCGCTCGATGCAGGAAGCCTTCGACGCCATCGAGCCCATCGGCTTCCCGATCATCGTCCGCCCGTCGTTCACGCTCGGCGGGGTCGGCGGCGGCATCGCCTACAACGTCGAGGAGTTCCGCGAGATCGCGCAGCGCGGCCTGAGTCTCAGCCCGGTGCACGAGGTGCTGCTCGAGGAATCGGTGATCGGCTGGAAGGAGTTCGAGCTCGAGGTCATGCGCGACCGGGCCGACAACTTCGTCGTCATCTGCTCGATCGAGAACGTCGACCCGATGGGCGTGCACACCGGCGACAGCATCACCGTGGCGCCGGCGCTGACCCTGACCGACAAGGAATATCAGCGCATGCGCGACATCGGCCGGCGGATCATCCGCCGCGTCGGCGTCGAGACCGGCGGATCGAATATTCAATTTGCGATCAATCCCGACGACGGTCGGATCGTCGTCATCGAGATGAACCCGCGCGTGTCGCGGTCGTCGGCGCTCGCCTCGAAGGCGACCGGCTTTCCGATCGCCAAGATCGCCGCCAAGCTGGCGCTCGGCTACACGCTCGACGAGATCCCGAACGACATCACGCGGCTGACGCCAGCGTCGTTCGAGCCCACCATCGACTACGTCGTCGTCAAGGTGCCGCGCTGGGCGTTCGAGAAGTTCCCGCGCGCCGACCGCACGCTGACCACGCAGATGAAGTCGGTCGGCGAGGTGATGGCGATCGGGCGGACGTTCAAGGAAGCGTTCATGAAGGCGTTCCGCTCGCTCGAGCTGGGGCGGGGCAACATGCTGTTCGCCAGGAGCGGCGGCCGCATCAACGCCACTGCGGCCGTCGACACCGACCACGACGAGAGCACGCTGCAGCGGTCGCTCGCCGTGCCGAACGACCAGCGCATGTGGGCGCTGTTCACCGCGTTCGAGCGCGGCTGGGACCTCGAGGACATCCACCGCCTGACCCACATCGACCGCTGGTTCCTGACCCAGTTCAAGCAGCTCGTCGATCTCAAGAACGAAGCGACGCTGGTCGGGCTGCGCGGCATCTCCCGCGATCTGATGCGCACGCTGAAGCGCGCCGGCTTCGGCGACTGGCAGCTCGGCAGCATGCTCGGCGCCGACGAGGAGGCCGTCCGCGCGGTCCGCACCGAACAGGGGCTCGAACCCGCCTACAAGCGGATCGACACCTGCGCCGCCGAGTTCGAGTCGTTCACGCCGTACCTGTACGGCACCTACGAGCAGGAGTGCGAGGCGGAACCGACCGCGCGCCGCAAGGTCGTGATCCTCGGCAGCGGCCCAAACCGCATCGGGCAGGGGATCGAATTCGACTACTGCTGCGTGCACGCCGCCTTCGCGCTGCGTGACGACGGCTTCGAGACGGTGATGATCAACTGCAACCCGGAAACGGTGTCGACCGACTACGACACTGTCGACCGGTTGTATTTCGAGCCGCTGACGTTCGAAGACGTGTCGGCGATCATCGCGCGCGAGCAGCAGAACGGCGGGGACGTCGCCGTCGTCGTGCAGTACGGCGGACAGACGCCGCTCAAGCTGGCGCTGCCTCTGCAGCGGGCCGGGATCCGGATTCTCGGCACCTCCCCCGACTCGATCGATCTCGCCGAGGACCGCGAGCGCTTCTCCAAGCTGCTGTGGGAGCTCGGGATCCCACAGGCCTCGAGCGGCACCGCGACCTCGCCGGAGGAAGCGCGCGAGGTGGCGCTCAAGATCGGCTTTCCGCTGGTCGTCCGTCCGTCGTACGTGCTCGGCGGCCGCGCCATGGCGATCGTCTATGACATGGCGGCGCTCGACCGCTACATGACGACGGCGGTGCAGGCGTCGCCGGAACGGCCGGTGCTGATCGACAAGTTCCTGGAGGACGCCGTCGAGCTCGACGTCGACTGCATCGCCGACGCGACCGGCGCGGTGGTGATCGGCGGCATCATGGAACATATCGAGGAGGCCGGTATCCACTCCGGCGACAGCTCCTGCGTCGTCCCGCCCTACCGCGTCGCCGAGCGGCATCTCGATCAGATACGCGACTACACGCGACGCATCGCCCGCGCCCTCAATGTCGTGGGCCTGATGAACACCCAGTTCGCCATCAAGGACGAGACTGTCTACGTGCTCGAGGTCAACCCCCGCGCCTCGCGGACCGTGCCGTATCTGTCGAAGGCGACCGGCATGCCGCTCGCCAAGATCGCGGCGCGGGTGATGGTGGGCCAGACGCTGGCGCAGCTCGGCCTCGTGTCGGATCTCGAGGTGGCCGGCGTGTTCGTCAAGACGCCGGTGTTCCCGTTCGTCCGCTTTCCGGGGGTGGACACGATTCTCGGTCCGGAGATGAAGTCGACGGGCGAGGTGATGGGCGGCGCCCGCAGCTTCGGCGCGGCATTTGCCAAGGCGCAGCTCGCCGCCGGCGTCAAGCTGCCGTCGAGCGGGACGGTGTACATCAGCGTCAACAACCACGACAAGCCGGCGGTCGTGCAGGTGGCGCGCGACCTGAAGGGGCTCGGCTTCAACCTGATCGCGACGCGGGGCACCGCCAACTACCTGCGGGCGCACGGCGTCGAGGCGGAGATCGTGTTCAAGGTGAACGAGGGGCGGCCCCACATCGGCGACGAGATCGTCAATCACCGGGTGCAGCTGGTGATCAACACTCCGCTCGGGCGCGAATCGTTCTTCGACGACAAGCAGGTGCGCCGCACCGCGATGATGCAGCAGGTGCCGTGCATCACGACGCTGACCGGCGCCGCCGCGTCGGTGCAGGCGATCAAGGCCCTCCACACCGAAGCGCTCGACGTGCGATCGCTGCAGGAGTATCACGCCGACGTGCCGGTCAGCCGCGAGTAG
- a CDS encoding PfkB family carbohydrate kinase — MTDPHPAPRASHPAPRASQFDVVGVGANSIDFVCRLPVYPKPSGPHSKLNVSSYERSPGGQAATVLSACASLGLRTSYVGTIARDENGTLILDALKRRGVDTSRAILRDGANPFAVILVADEAAVHGERIVLWKRPDEMRLTPADLPAGVAGGARFVFVDDVDIDASIAAGNAAIAAGIPVTTDIEAVKPRTDELIAAVTVPIFAETVPRALTGEADPEQALRRLRNRHAGLLCVTLGAKGAAALDGDRYVYQPGFAVDAVDTTGAGDVFRAGFIYATLRGDAPADVLRFACAAAAVSCTRRGAMNAVPSLDDVQALLAVAAR, encoded by the coding sequence GTGACGGATCCGCACCCCGCACCCCGCGCCTCGCACCCCGCGCCTCGCGCCTCGCAATTTGACGTCGTCGGCGTCGGTGCCAATTCGATCGATTTTGTCTGCCGCCTACCGGTCTACCCGAAGCCGTCGGGCCCGCATTCCAAGCTGAACGTCAGCAGCTACGAGCGGTCGCCGGGCGGCCAGGCGGCGACGGTGCTGTCGGCGTGTGCGTCGCTGGGTCTGAGGACGTCGTATGTCGGCACCATCGCGCGCGACGAAAACGGCACGCTGATTCTCGACGCGCTGAAGCGCCGCGGTGTCGACACGTCGCGCGCCATCCTGCGCGACGGCGCCAACCCGTTCGCGGTGATTCTCGTGGCTGACGAGGCCGCGGTGCACGGCGAGCGGATCGTACTGTGGAAGCGTCCCGACGAGATGAGGCTGACACCTGCCGATCTGCCGGCCGGCGTCGCCGGCGGCGCACGGTTCGTGTTCGTCGACGACGTGGACATCGACGCCAGCATTGCGGCGGGGAACGCGGCGATCGCCGCGGGCATCCCGGTCACGACCGACATCGAGGCGGTGAAGCCGCGCACCGACGAGCTGATCGCGGCGGTGACGGTGCCGATTTTCGCCGAAACGGTGCCGCGCGCGCTGACCGGCGAGGCGGATCCGGAACAGGCACTGCGCCGGCTGCGCAACCGCCACGCCGGACTGCTGTGCGTGACGCTTGGCGCGAAGGGAGCGGCGGCGCTCGACGGCGATCGCTACGTCTATCAGCCCGGGTTCGCGGTCGACGCCGTCGACACGACCGGCGCCGGCGACGTCTTCCGCGCCGGCTTCATCTACGCGACGCTGCGCGGCGACGCGCCCGCCGACGTGCTGCGCTTCGCCTGCGCGGCGGCCGCCGTCAGCTGCACGCGCCGTGGCGCTATGAACGCCGTGCCGTCGCTCGACGACGTCCAGGCGCTGCTTGCGGTTGCGGCGCGCTGA